From a single Kitasatospora azatica KCTC 9699 genomic region:
- a CDS encoding alpha/beta fold hydrolase produces the protein MDHLEELKEFARLHARGQGIAARQVEDTLSRVAGDQPGAPDSWARVWTAKGDELLERGRPLDACRHYALARFPYPGDEDRQEAQRRCVRSFDDWRSARTGVERLEFEHPDGTIACWAAGLTPARSGSRSRPLLLVMGGIVSVKEQWAPMLPKLARLGFAAVVTELPGVGENTLPYRADSWRVLPYLLDRLADRARVTDTSLLALSFSGHLALRAAVDDSRIRSIHTVGAPVSGFFDDPHWWPRVPGITVETLRRLTGAADGHQLRRLLADFPLSADQLASVRIPVGYVVSTRDEIIPPGERHLLAERLPRVRFKEFDDVHGSPTHLGPMRRWLLLSVLRARTARPTRSPLPVTPTSDPSL, from the coding sequence ATGGACCATCTGGAAGAGCTGAAGGAGTTCGCGCGACTGCACGCCCGCGGTCAGGGAATCGCCGCGCGCCAGGTCGAGGACACGCTCTCCCGGGTAGCCGGCGACCAGCCCGGCGCCCCGGACTCATGGGCGCGGGTCTGGACCGCCAAGGGCGACGAGCTCCTCGAGCGCGGCCGCCCGCTCGACGCCTGTCGGCACTATGCGCTCGCCCGTTTCCCCTACCCCGGTGACGAGGACCGCCAGGAGGCCCAGCGCCGCTGCGTGCGCTCCTTCGACGACTGGCGGAGCGCGCGAACCGGCGTCGAGCGGCTGGAGTTCGAACACCCCGACGGCACGATCGCCTGCTGGGCGGCCGGTCTGACGCCCGCGCGTTCGGGCAGCCGCTCACGCCCGCTGCTCCTGGTCATGGGCGGGATCGTCAGCGTCAAGGAACAGTGGGCCCCCATGCTCCCCAAGCTGGCCCGGCTCGGCTTCGCCGCCGTGGTCACCGAACTTCCCGGGGTGGGGGAGAACACCCTCCCGTACCGGGCCGACTCCTGGCGCGTGCTGCCCTACCTGCTGGACCGGCTCGCCGACCGCGCCCGCGTCACCGACACCTCCCTGCTGGCCCTGAGTTTCAGCGGACACCTCGCGCTGCGCGCGGCCGTCGACGACTCCCGGATCCGCAGCATCCACACGGTCGGTGCTCCGGTCTCCGGATTCTTCGACGACCCCCACTGGTGGCCCCGGGTGCCGGGGATCACTGTGGAGACCCTGCGCCGCCTCACAGGCGCCGCGGACGGGCACCAGCTACGCAGGCTGCTGGCCGACTTCCCGCTGAGCGCCGACCAGCTCGCCTCGGTCCGGATCCCGGTCGGCTACGTGGTGAGCACGCGCGACGAGATCATCCCGCCCGGCGAGCGGCACCTGCTCGCCGAGCGGTTGCCCCGGGTGCGGTTCAAGGAGTTCGACGACGTCCACGGCTCGCCGACGCATCTGGGCCCGATGCGCCGCTGGCTTCTGCTCTCCGTGCTGCGCGCCCGAACCGCCCGCCCAACCAGGTCACCGCTGCCGGTGACCCCGACCAGCGACCCGAGTCTGTGA
- a CDS encoding DUF6059 family protein — MRRAAASCSSGLTVMGAMFGVVNVAYLVTVSAQSEPVGLPLDEPPADHPERLLPGVPLSASERELWAQLEGLGRGGRAQ, encoded by the coding sequence GTGCGCCGGGCGGCGGCATCCTGCTCGAGCGGCCTCACGGTCATGGGCGCCATGTTCGGCGTGGTCAACGTCGCGTACCTGGTGACGGTTTCGGCGCAGTCGGAACCGGTCGGCCTGCCGCTGGACGAACCGCCCGCAGATCACCCGGAACGGCTGTTACCCGGAGTCCCGCTCTCGGCGAGTGAGCGGGAGCTGTGGGCGCAGCTGGAGGGGCTGGGACGAGGGGGCCGTGCGCAATGA
- a CDS encoding tetratricopeptide repeat protein produces the protein MTRPKPFSALRRRRLLPVAAVGVLGVGMFLAGGLGLASPSGIGQSDTGPAARRPGTVHEASTSADTLAGDIAGLQERLREAPQDAPALGTLGLDYVQQARITVDPSYYPKAEAVLTQSLKLDAADNFTAMAGMAALEAARHNFASALDWAQRAIAVNPDNATLSGILADAYTQLGRYADSFDAVQHMVDLRPGTPSLARASYAWELRGDVNAATENMTRALNDANTPADRAFTLYHLAQLALENGDPKTALAHAEAGLRAAPGSAELLEGRARAEAALGNADAALADYTSAVAKVPQPSYVLELGELLQSLGRTREAEQQYQVFRGEEKLFTDNGVALDSDQTLFEADHGDPAKALSLGENGLRTRPFVEMHDAYAWALHVNGHDTEALEQSRQATALGMRNALFHYHQGMIEKALGHPDRALAELHQALTINDHFSPIHAPVARAAIQDLGAGQ, from the coding sequence ACTGGGCCTGGCGTCGCCCTCCGGCATCGGGCAGTCCGACACTGGGCCGGCCGCACGCCGACCGGGGACGGTGCATGAGGCGAGCACCTCCGCCGACACCCTGGCCGGGGACATCGCCGGGCTCCAGGAGCGCCTGCGCGAAGCGCCCCAGGACGCCCCCGCACTGGGCACGCTGGGCCTGGACTACGTCCAGCAGGCCAGGATCACCGTCGACCCGTCCTACTATCCCAAGGCTGAGGCGGTCCTGACACAGTCGTTGAAGCTCGACGCGGCAGACAACTTCACCGCCATGGCCGGGATGGCCGCTCTGGAAGCCGCCCGGCACAACTTCGCCTCGGCCCTGGACTGGGCCCAGAGGGCCATTGCGGTCAATCCCGACAACGCGACCCTCTCCGGGATCCTCGCCGACGCCTACACCCAGCTCGGCCGCTACGCTGATTCGTTCGACGCCGTGCAGCACATGGTCGACCTCAGACCCGGCACCCCCTCACTCGCCCGCGCCTCCTACGCCTGGGAACTGCGTGGCGACGTCAACGCCGCCACCGAGAACATGACGCGTGCCCTGAACGACGCCAACACTCCGGCCGACCGGGCTTTCACCCTCTATCACCTGGCCCAACTGGCCCTCGAGAACGGCGACCCGAAGACCGCCCTCGCGCACGCCGAGGCGGGCCTGCGCGCCGCCCCCGGCTCCGCCGAGCTGCTGGAAGGCCGTGCCAGAGCCGAAGCTGCGCTCGGCAACGCCGACGCCGCCCTCGCCGACTACACCAGCGCGGTCGCCAAGGTCCCCCAACCCTCCTACGTCCTCGAACTCGGAGAGCTACTCCAGTCCCTGGGACGCACCAGGGAAGCCGAACAGCAGTACCAGGTCTTCCGCGGCGAGGAGAAGCTCTTCACCGACAACGGCGTCGCCCTCGACAGCGACCAGACCCTCTTCGAGGCCGACCACGGCGACCCCGCCAAGGCCCTGTCCCTCGGGGAGAACGGCCTGCGCACCCGCCCCTTCGTAGAGATGCACGATGCCTACGCCTGGGCCCTGCACGTCAACGGGCACGACACCGAAGCCCTGGAACAGTCACGTCAGGCGACCGCCCTCGGCATGCGCAACGCCCTCTTCCACTACCACCAGGGAATGATCGAGAAAGCACTCGGACACCCCGATCGGGCCCTCGCCGAACTCCACCAGGCACTGACCATCAATGACCACTTCAGCCCGATTCACGCCCCCGTCGCCCGCGCCGCCATTCAGGACCTCGGCGCCGGACAGTAG
- a CDS encoding sulfite exporter TauE/SafE family protein, whose protein sequence is MAIARSLARAGLLLAGTVWLTTALAPPAGAHPLGNFSINHYTGLTVHRDRIEALSVTDSAEIPTLQQKPQVDRDGNGTADDSERAAWAAQECRHSAERLTVTADSRALHWTVTSAQFQYAQGAAGLETSRLECVLQAPLDLGAAGAQLQVATGSDATRVGWNEITARGEGVHLEHSDVPEESNSQQLRNYPRDLLDNPSGVVHARITAMPGNGPGSAFAGAAPGSRGSGPAAWLARLDAKLAGLGATQKLTLPVGLLAVLLSIVLGAGHALLPGHGKTIMAAYLAGRRGSTRDALTVGATVTVTHTAGVLVLGLCLTAFSSLAGDVVLGWLGVTSGALVTLVGAGLLLDAARRARARPHTHAPNTPAQHTASAIPVLAGAPAPQPEQHTHEHLDGHTQHDHAHEHHQHPHGEPDPHHTHDHGHHHRHDLFGHRHHHHHGDAEHSLGRRGLIGLGIAGGLVPSPSALVVLLGAVALGRTLFGAGLVLAYGLGMAATLTTAGLLFVRLGDSIAGAADRPFMRTVNRIIPYTARLTALLVVAVGIGLVVRSLPSTL, encoded by the coding sequence GTGGCCATCGCCCGTTCCCTCGCCCGTGCAGGTCTCCTCCTCGCCGGCACCGTCTGGCTGACGACAGCTCTCGCGCCGCCCGCCGGAGCCCACCCGCTCGGGAACTTCTCCATCAACCACTACACCGGCCTCACCGTGCACCGCGACCGCATCGAGGCCCTGTCCGTCACCGACAGCGCCGAGATCCCCACCCTGCAGCAGAAGCCCCAAGTGGACCGGGACGGCAACGGCACAGCCGACGACAGCGAGCGCGCCGCCTGGGCCGCGCAGGAGTGCCGGCACAGTGCCGAGCGGCTCACCGTGACCGCGGACAGCCGCGCTCTGCACTGGACGGTGACTTCTGCGCAGTTCCAGTACGCGCAGGGCGCCGCGGGCCTGGAGACCAGCCGCCTGGAGTGCGTCCTCCAGGCACCGCTGGACCTCGGCGCTGCCGGGGCACAGCTGCAGGTGGCCACTGGGAGCGACGCGACGCGGGTGGGCTGGAACGAGATCACGGCCCGCGGTGAGGGCGTGCACCTCGAACACAGCGACGTCCCCGAGGAGTCGAACTCCCAGCAGCTGCGGAACTATCCGCGTGACCTGCTGGACAATCCGAGCGGCGTCGTGCACGCCCGGATCACCGCGATGCCCGGCAACGGCCCCGGCTCGGCATTCGCCGGTGCCGCTCCCGGGTCGCGGGGCAGCGGGCCCGCCGCGTGGCTCGCGCGACTGGACGCGAAGCTGGCCGGGCTGGGCGCGACGCAGAAGCTGACCCTGCCGGTCGGGCTCCTCGCCGTGCTCTTGTCCATCGTCCTGGGCGCCGGCCACGCGCTTCTGCCCGGACACGGCAAGACGATCATGGCCGCCTACCTCGCCGGGCGGCGCGGCAGCACGCGCGACGCCCTCACTGTCGGAGCCACCGTCACTGTCACTCACACCGCCGGCGTCCTCGTCCTCGGGCTCTGCCTGACTGCCTTCTCCTCGCTGGCCGGCGACGTCGTTCTCGGCTGGCTCGGCGTCACCAGCGGCGCACTGGTCACCCTGGTCGGTGCCGGACTGCTCCTCGACGCGGCCCGTCGCGCTCGCGCCCGCCCACACACGCACGCCCCCAACACGCCCGCCCAGCACACCGCCTCCGCCATCCCAGTGCTCGCCGGAGCTCCAGCCCCCCAGCCCGAGCAGCACACGCATGAACACCTGGACGGTCACACGCAGCACGACCACGCCCACGAGCACCATCAGCACCCCCACGGGGAACCCGACCCCCACCACACGCACGACCACGGACACCACCACCGCCACGACCTGTTCGGCCACCGTCATCATCATCACCACGGCGATGCCGAGCACTCGCTCGGCAGGCGCGGCCTGATCGGGCTGGGCATCGCCGGCGGCCTGGTACCGAGCCCCTCCGCGCTGGTGGTCCTGCTGGGAGCCGTGGCACTGGGCCGGACGCTGTTCGGTGCCGGCCTGGTGCTCGCCTACGGACTCGGCATGGCCGCCACCCTCACCACGGCCGGGCTGCTCTTCGTCCGCCTCGGCGACTCGATCGCGGGCGCCGCCGACCGACCGTTCATGCGCACGGTCAACCGCATCATCCCGTACACCGCGCGGCTGACCGCCCTGCTCGTAGTCGCCGTCGGTATCGGGCTGGTCGTCCGCAGCCTGCCGTCCACCCTGTAA
- a CDS encoding fatty acyl-AMP ligase — protein MTVAEFGSFAELVLARAVERGDSDAFLFLSDGVRGVEPERLSYAGLDEAAKGVASWLQERGLRGRQVMLLYPSGLEFVKAFVACLYAGAVAVPAPLPSEQGQHFRRVSGIVRDARVGAVLTLGVHAPEVEAWLADEGFSDVVCLPTDGGPVGDAGAWRDPGVGRADLAFLQYTSGSTSAPKGVMVSHGNLLANEAAIQRSFGNTPDMVIGGWLPFYHDMGLIGHVLQPLWLGSTSVLMSPMSFLRRPVRWLEMISEFGLHGTGGPNFGYDLCVRRVTDAQLEGVDLSTWRTAPNGAEPVRAETLRAFAERFAPYGFRPEAFFPCYGMAETTLVVSAKEPGRGPLLREVDASGLEAGRLAGPFLDATTRTLVSSGIVRGEDFEVRIVDPQTQLELPQGRVGEIWVRGASVASGYWERPEVNAEVFGARIAGAEELGAWLRTGDLGALEQGELFVTGRLKEMVLINGRNIYPYDVENAVRALNPDFGNGAVFAVETDQEHLVVVHEVRARADTDLRGLVSAVQQLISKEFSVPAGNILLVRPGTIRRTTSGKIQRALMRKLFLQDEVAALHAVLEPSVRTLIKTTAPSPVPVG, from the coding sequence ATGACGGTGGCGGAGTTTGGTTCGTTTGCGGAGCTCGTGCTGGCGCGGGCAGTCGAGCGCGGAGACAGCGACGCGTTCCTGTTCCTGTCGGACGGTGTGCGGGGAGTCGAGCCGGAGCGGTTGTCCTACGCGGGGCTGGACGAGGCAGCGAAGGGGGTGGCGTCGTGGTTGCAGGAGCGCGGCCTGAGGGGACGTCAGGTCATGCTGCTGTATCCGTCAGGGCTGGAGTTCGTGAAGGCGTTCGTGGCCTGCCTGTACGCGGGAGCGGTTGCGGTTCCGGCGCCGTTGCCGAGTGAGCAGGGGCAGCACTTCCGGCGGGTCTCGGGGATCGTGCGTGACGCGCGGGTGGGCGCGGTGCTGACGTTGGGGGTGCACGCGCCGGAGGTCGAGGCCTGGTTGGCGGACGAGGGTTTCTCCGATGTCGTCTGCCTGCCCACCGACGGCGGACCGGTGGGGGACGCCGGTGCGTGGCGGGATCCGGGAGTGGGCCGCGCCGACCTGGCGTTCCTGCAGTACACCTCTGGGTCGACCAGCGCACCCAAGGGGGTGATGGTGTCGCACGGCAACCTGCTGGCCAACGAGGCCGCCATCCAGCGGTCCTTCGGCAACACCCCCGACATGGTGATCGGTGGCTGGCTTCCCTTCTACCACGACATGGGCCTGATCGGGCATGTGCTCCAACCGCTCTGGCTGGGAAGCACCTCGGTGCTGATGTCCCCGATGTCCTTCCTGCGGCGCCCGGTGCGCTGGTTGGAGATGATCAGCGAGTTCGGCCTCCACGGCACTGGCGGCCCCAACTTCGGCTACGACCTGTGCGTGCGCCGGGTGACGGACGCGCAGTTGGAGGGCGTGGACCTGTCGACCTGGCGGACCGCCCCCAACGGCGCGGAGCCGGTACGGGCGGAGACCCTTCGGGCGTTCGCCGAGCGCTTCGCGCCGTACGGATTCCGCCCGGAGGCCTTCTTCCCCTGCTACGGCATGGCAGAGACCACCCTGGTGGTCTCCGCCAAGGAGCCCGGTCGCGGACCACTGCTGCGAGAGGTGGACGCGAGCGGGCTCGAGGCGGGCCGACTGGCGGGGCCGTTCCTGGACGCGACCACCCGGACACTTGTGAGCAGCGGGATCGTGCGGGGTGAGGACTTCGAGGTTCGCATCGTGGATCCGCAGACGCAGCTGGAGCTCCCGCAGGGGAGGGTCGGGGAGATCTGGGTACGCGGTGCGAGCGTCGCCTCGGGGTACTGGGAACGGCCCGAGGTGAACGCTGAGGTGTTCGGAGCGCGGATCGCCGGTGCCGAGGAACTGGGAGCGTGGTTGCGGACCGGAGACCTGGGAGCGCTGGAGCAGGGCGAGCTGTTCGTGACCGGGCGCCTGAAGGAGATGGTGCTGATCAACGGCCGGAACATCTACCCGTACGACGTGGAGAACGCGGTGCGGGCGCTGAACCCGGATTTCGGTAACGGCGCCGTCTTCGCCGTCGAAACCGACCAGGAGCACCTGGTGGTGGTCCACGAGGTCCGCGCCCGCGCCGACACGGACCTGAGGGGCCTGGTCTCCGCAGTGCAGCAGCTCATCAGCAAGGAGTTCTCCGTCCCGGCGGGCAACATCCTGCTGGTCCGACCCGGCACCATCAGGCGGACCACCAGCGGCAAGATCCAACGGGCCCTGATGCGCAAGCTCTTCCTCCAGGACGAGGTCGCCGCCTTGCACGCGGTGCTCGAACCGTCGGTGCGGACCCTGATCAAGACCACTGCCCCATCCCCGGTACCGGTGGGCTGA
- a CDS encoding MMPL family transporter, which produces MFSSLGSALHSRRRVVLLLALLVAAVAAVFGGSVADKLTNGLSDYDNPGGDNVVARNIITGATGIDSQQGYVLLVRTDQQLLPGSTPPAAVTAAGTLLRGRPEVKLVLDYSSGANPALISRDGLSTLVVGAVRPMSDAETKAAEQQLQQDIAADPELRGRTWLGGATPGHVQVASVSTTDLGKGEGLATPIILIALFLVFRGVVAASVPVVGSIVSLLLTMAGLRIATTFMHVSSGAMNLAFALCLGLSIDFGLLIVTRYREELAEHGPGAEALRRTVTTAGRTVLFSALTVAAALAALMVFPQPYLRSMGLAGVITVVSAALFALVGLPALLAVLGSRINALAPRRWQRGTGSRKAGATRWHRLATGVMRRPAVFAGVATVVLLLMAFPLTGVRFTGVDPTILPTSTSAGQVAASLATDFEHAATTPVQTVLDSSDGTGLAEYARRVAAVPGVASVGTPFRLDASHWEVDAVLSGKPLDQAALRAGQAVEGVATPNTARYTGVTADYLAQRHTIADRLPEALAVLAAVTLLLLFVFSGSVVLPLTALLMNLLTTGATFGFLVWLFQDGNLGNAAHSGLETTTPVLVFALAFGLSTDYNVFLLGRIKESRAAGLGEREAVAEGLADIGATVTSAAALFFVAVGALALGRLIFIKELGLGAAFAVLLDATVVRALLVPSLMAMLGAAAWWAPRPLRWLHSWLRLDRVEGLPPTRGADFAVGEAREPVPQSVV; this is translated from the coding sequence ATGTTCTCCAGTCTGGGCTCCGCTCTGCACAGTCGACGGCGGGTCGTCCTGCTGCTGGCCCTGCTCGTCGCCGCGGTCGCCGCCGTTTTCGGCGGCAGTGTGGCCGACAAGCTGACCAACGGCCTGTCCGACTACGACAACCCGGGCGGCGACAACGTCGTCGCCCGGAACATCATCACCGGGGCGACCGGCATCGATTCCCAGCAGGGATACGTGCTGCTGGTCCGCACCGACCAGCAGCTCCTGCCCGGTAGTACCCCGCCGGCCGCCGTCACCGCGGCCGGCACGCTGTTGCGCGGCCGCCCCGAGGTCAAGCTGGTCCTCGACTACTCCTCGGGGGCCAACCCCGCGCTGATCTCCCGCGACGGACTCAGCACACTGGTCGTCGGCGCCGTCCGCCCCATGTCGGACGCGGAGACCAAGGCCGCGGAGCAGCAGCTTCAGCAGGACATCGCCGCCGACCCCGAACTGCGCGGCCGTACCTGGCTCGGCGGCGCCACCCCCGGCCACGTTCAGGTGGCCTCCGTCTCCACCACCGACCTGGGCAAGGGTGAGGGTCTGGCCACGCCGATCATCCTGATCGCGCTCTTCCTGGTCTTCCGCGGCGTGGTGGCCGCCTCCGTCCCGGTGGTGGGCTCCATCGTCTCGCTGCTGCTCACCATGGCGGGACTGCGGATCGCCACCACCTTCATGCACGTCTCCAGCGGAGCGATGAACCTCGCCTTCGCCCTCTGCCTCGGCCTGTCCATCGACTTCGGCCTGCTGATCGTCACGCGCTACCGCGAGGAACTGGCCGAGCACGGTCCCGGCGCCGAGGCGTTGCGGCGAACGGTCACCACGGCGGGTCGCACCGTGCTGTTCAGCGCGCTCACCGTGGCAGCCGCACTGGCGGCGCTGATGGTCTTCCCACAGCCGTACCTCCGTTCGATGGGTCTGGCCGGCGTCATCACGGTCGTCTCGGCAGCCTTGTTCGCGCTTGTCGGGCTGCCCGCCCTGCTCGCCGTCCTCGGATCACGGATCAACGCGCTGGCGCCGCGGCGCTGGCAGCGCGGGACGGGTTCCAGGAAGGCCGGGGCCACCCGGTGGCATCGGCTGGCTACCGGGGTGATGCGACGTCCAGCGGTCTTCGCGGGGGTCGCGACCGTGGTGCTACTGCTCATGGCCTTCCCACTGACAGGGGTGCGCTTCACCGGTGTCGACCCGACGATCCTTCCCACCTCGACCAGCGCCGGACAGGTGGCTGCCAGCCTCGCCACTGACTTCGAGCACGCCGCCACCACCCCGGTGCAGACCGTCCTCGACAGTTCCGACGGGACCGGGCTCGCCGAGTACGCGCGGCGGGTCGCCGCCGTGCCGGGTGTCGCGTCCGTCGGTACGCCGTTCCGGCTGGACGCCTCGCACTGGGAGGTCGACGCGGTCCTGTCCGGGAAGCCCCTGGACCAGGCCGCGCTGCGGGCCGGGCAGGCCGTGGAGGGCGTGGCCACGCCGAACACCGCTCGCTACACGGGGGTGACGGCAGACTACCTGGCTCAGCGGCACACCATCGCCGACCGGCTGCCCGAGGCGCTCGCCGTGCTGGCTGCGGTGACCCTGCTGCTGCTCTTCGTCTTCTCCGGCTCGGTGGTGCTGCCGCTCACTGCTCTGCTGATGAACCTGCTCACCACCGGCGCCACGTTCGGATTCCTGGTGTGGCTCTTCCAGGACGGAAACCTCGGCAACGCCGCCCACAGCGGCCTGGAGACCACCACTCCCGTCCTGGTCTTCGCTCTCGCCTTCGGCCTCTCGACCGACTACAACGTCTTCCTGCTGGGCCGGATCAAGGAATCGCGGGCAGCCGGTCTGGGTGAACGGGAGGCGGTCGCCGAGGGGCTTGCGGACATCGGGGCCACCGTCACCTCTGCTGCCGCGCTGTTCTTCGTGGCGGTGGGTGCGTTGGCGCTGGGTCGGCTGATCTTCATCAAGGAGCTCGGCCTCGGCGCGGCCTTCGCCGTCCTGCTCGACGCAACCGTGGTGAGGGCACTGCTGGTGCCCTCGCTGATGGCGATGCTGGGCGCGGCCGCCTGGTGGGCACCACGACCGTTGCGGTGGCTCCACTCCTGGCTGCGGCTGGACCGCGTGGAGGGCTTGCCCCCGACCCGCGGAGCGGACTTCGCCGTCGGAGAGGCCCGCGAGCCGGTGCCCCAGTCGGTCGTCTGA
- a CDS encoding CAP domain-containing protein, which produces MQRVLALINQARAAHGLPAYTITAGLTTSAQTHNQVMAGGCGLSHQCPGEPGLGARVTAQGVQWTAVGENIGYGGPVSTAAQDTAAQAVGLTKDMLNEQPPNDGHRRNILSSSFTHIGIAVYRDANGTVWLTQDFSS; this is translated from the coding sequence GTGCAGCGGGTACTGGCTCTGATCAACCAGGCGAGGGCCGCTCACGGCCTGCCCGCCTACACCATCACCGCAGGTCTGACCACCAGCGCTCAGACCCACAACCAGGTGATGGCCGGCGGATGCGGCCTGTCCCACCAGTGCCCGGGCGAGCCAGGGCTGGGGGCTCGAGTGACCGCGCAGGGCGTCCAGTGGACCGCAGTCGGTGAGAACATCGGCTACGGCGGCCCGGTCTCCACCGCGGCCCAGGACACCGCCGCCCAGGCCGTCGGGCTGACCAAGGACATGCTCAACGAGCAGCCTCCGAATGACGGACACCGGCGGAACATCCTGAGCAGCTCCTTCACGCACATCGGAATCGCCGTCTATCGGGACGCGAACGGCACCGTCTGGCTGACCCAGGATTTCTCCAGCTGA
- a CDS encoding cytochrome P450, with the protein MSTEPEAAALPAGVTEDDQQVLSYPFERTSAMQACPVYGHLRENRPVAEVQMPSGDHAFLVTTYDDVRTVLGDPRFSRAATLEDGAPRLAAAPQKFKSLLNMDPPEHTRVRMLVSREFTARRVAALRPQIQAHTDALLDAMEAAGPGPVDLIPALAFPLPVTVICELLGVPFEDREKFSAWSSAFLSTTSRTADEMLEAQIGLFTYLSELVEAKRETPGEGLLSALVAIHDEDGDRLSHEELVFLGISMLVAGHETTVNQIANSVVALITNPERLAELQADPDLIGPAVEELLRAYPPGDDGLLRIVTEDVELSGTLIPAGTAVIPGMASANRDACQFANADELDFHRPNNAHFAFSHGPHYCIGSGLARLELQIAIGSLFKRFPTLKLAVAPEDLPRPSGMLVHGISALPVVW; encoded by the coding sequence ATGAGCACTGAGCCTGAAGCGGCAGCACTTCCCGCCGGAGTCACCGAGGACGACCAGCAGGTGCTGAGCTACCCCTTCGAGCGCACCTCCGCGATGCAGGCGTGCCCGGTGTACGGGCACCTCCGGGAGAACCGACCGGTGGCCGAGGTGCAGATGCCCAGTGGTGACCACGCTTTCCTGGTCACCACCTACGACGACGTGCGCACCGTGCTGGGGGACCCGAGGTTCAGTCGGGCCGCCACGCTTGAGGACGGTGCGCCCCGACTCGCCGCCGCCCCGCAGAAGTTCAAGAGCCTGCTCAACATGGATCCGCCCGAGCACACCCGCGTCCGCATGCTGGTCTCCCGGGAGTTCACCGCCCGCCGGGTGGCCGCGCTGCGCCCGCAGATCCAGGCGCACACCGACGCCCTGCTCGATGCCATGGAGGCGGCGGGGCCGGGCCCGGTGGACCTGATCCCGGCACTGGCCTTCCCGCTTCCCGTGACGGTGATCTGCGAGCTGCTCGGGGTGCCGTTCGAGGACCGGGAGAAGTTCTCCGCCTGGTCGAGCGCCTTCCTCTCGACCACGTCGCGGACCGCGGACGAGATGTTGGAGGCCCAGATCGGCCTGTTCACCTATCTCTCGGAACTGGTCGAGGCCAAGCGCGAGACCCCGGGCGAGGGCCTGCTGTCGGCCCTGGTCGCGATCCACGACGAGGACGGCGACCGGCTCAGCCACGAGGAGCTCGTCTTCCTGGGCATCAGCATGCTGGTGGCCGGGCACGAGACCACGGTCAATCAGATCGCCAACAGCGTGGTCGCGTTGATCACCAACCCCGAGCGTCTGGCCGAGCTCCAGGCCGACCCCGACCTGATCGGCCCCGCTGTCGAGGAGTTGCTGCGCGCGTACCCGCCCGGCGACGACGGACTGCTGCGTATCGTGACCGAGGACGTGGAGCTGAGCGGCACACTGATCCCGGCCGGCACCGCGGTGATACCCGGCATGGCTTCGGCCAACCGGGACGCCTGCCAGTTCGCCAACGCGGACGAGCTGGACTTCCACCGTCCCAACAACGCGCACTTCGCCTTCAGCCACGGCCCGCACTACTGCATCGGATCCGGGCTGGCCCGGCTGGAGCTGCAGATCGCGATCGGCTCGCTCTTCAAGCGCTTCCCGACGCTGAAGCTGGCCGTTGCGCCCGAGGACCTGCCGCGGCCGTCGGGGATGCTGGTTCACGGCATCTCGGCGCTGCCCGTGGTGTGGTGA